In Croceicoccus sp. Ery15, a genomic segment contains:
- a CDS encoding putative bifunctional diguanylate cyclase/phosphodiesterase — translation MADDRPVPAQPESGVARNGALGGGLLKRMGLAAPATPKLLGLQYAALARTAFLRFAVLVGAAVPAITFWIDSSGLLLAGGWFLLVVLIAAAMLRMERGFIDAERRQLAAEEQRTHLAVVSIAGLLWAGPMLAFPDAMASGNAPQYAVMALLIGVFVLALSAVPIAAMVFIAIFGVAGAISMVLAGDFAGTVAQIAFGVVVAAGAMSLSRLYLRLRLTEANLAEKQETVSLLLHEFEENSADWLWQVDASRRVRGVSPRFAHALGLEPREADGEPLLRLIAGEGWDTGALPSSLRDLAERLKRRESFSNMMVRVSMNGRTRWWELSGTPKHDEHGQFAGFRGVGSDVTEQRESAEKIAQLARYDQLTGLPNRMMLTEALGTALQRAEQWRTRCAFLMIDLDRFKAVNDTLGHQIGDKLLAQVSRRLRVLMGQHDTCGRLGGDEFAVVMADVNDREAVDRMSHAIIDVLSKPYDVDHHTLYVGASVGSAVGPRDARTVETLMRNADLALYRSKDEGGGSHFAYEPQMHAHAEERRKLEFALRHALERDELELNFQPVVDAVTEEILSFEALMRWNSVEFGRVSPAKFIPIAEDTRLIVPIGEWALRRACDEAAHWPGHVKVAVNVSAEQMLDANFASTVVSALAASGLSPERLELEVTESIFLRDGGAAQSTLNQIQSLGCKVALDDFGTGYSSLGYLRNNRFSTIKIDRSFVQGAAKDSPESLAIIRAVVAMCDALGMETTAEGVESERELERIRQLGCSKIQGFLFGRPMGALEANALLDQRAERRIA, via the coding sequence GTGGCCGATGACCGGCCTGTTCCCGCTCAACCCGAATCGGGTGTGGCGCGCAATGGCGCGCTGGGCGGCGGATTGTTGAAGCGCATGGGGCTTGCCGCCCCGGCTACCCCCAAGCTTCTGGGCCTGCAATATGCGGCCTTGGCGCGCACGGCGTTCCTGCGCTTCGCGGTTTTAGTGGGCGCGGCGGTTCCCGCGATCACGTTCTGGATCGACAGCTCGGGCCTGTTGCTGGCAGGCGGCTGGTTCCTGCTGGTCGTGCTGATCGCGGCGGCCATGCTGCGGATGGAGCGGGGCTTTATCGACGCCGAACGCCGCCAGCTCGCCGCAGAGGAGCAACGCACCCATCTGGCGGTGGTCAGCATTGCGGGCCTGTTGTGGGCGGGGCCGATGCTGGCGTTTCCCGATGCGATGGCCAGCGGCAATGCACCGCAATATGCGGTCATGGCGCTGCTGATCGGCGTGTTCGTGCTGGCGCTGTCCGCTGTGCCGATCGCTGCGATGGTGTTTATCGCGATTTTCGGCGTGGCCGGTGCGATTTCGATGGTGCTGGCTGGCGATTTCGCGGGCACGGTCGCGCAGATCGCCTTTGGCGTCGTCGTCGCGGCGGGGGCCATGTCCCTGTCGCGCCTCTATCTGCGCCTGCGCCTGACAGAGGCAAATCTGGCCGAAAAGCAGGAAACTGTGTCGCTGCTGCTGCACGAGTTCGAGGAAAACTCGGCCGACTGGCTGTGGCAGGTCGATGCATCGCGCCGCGTGCGCGGGGTTTCGCCCCGTTTCGCCCATGCGCTTGGGCTGGAACCGCGCGAGGCCGATGGCGAACCGCTGCTGCGCCTGATCGCGGGCGAGGGCTGGGATACAGGCGCGCTGCCGTCATCGCTGCGCGATCTGGCCGAGCGGCTGAAGCGGCGCGAGAGTTTTTCCAACATGATGGTGCGCGTGTCGATGAACGGCCGCACCCGCTGGTGGGAATTGTCGGGCACTCCCAAGCATGACGAGCACGGACAGTTCGCCGGTTTTCGCGGTGTGGGTTCCGACGTGACCGAACAGCGCGAAAGCGCCGAGAAAATCGCGCAGCTGGCCCGTTACGACCAGCTGACCGGCCTGCCCAACCGCATGATGCTGACCGAGGCGCTGGGCACCGCGCTGCAACGCGCCGAACAATGGCGCACGCGCTGTGCGTTTCTGATGATCGACCTCGACCGGTTCAAGGCGGTCAACGATACTTTGGGGCACCAGATCGGCGACAAGCTGCTGGCACAGGTGTCGCGCCGCCTGCGGGTGCTGATGGGGCAGCATGACACTTGCGGCCGTCTGGGCGGCGACGAATTTGCCGTGGTGATGGCCGATGTGAACGACCGCGAGGCGGTGGACCGCATGTCGCACGCGATCATCGATGTGCTGTCCAAGCCCTATGACGTCGATCACCACACGCTTTACGTCGGCGCGTCGGTGGGGTCTGCCGTGGGGCCGCGCGATGCGCGCACGGTGGAAACGCTGATGCGCAACGCCGATCTGGCGCTTTACCGGTCGAAGGACGAGGGCGGCGGCAGCCATTTCGCCTATGAGCCGCAAATGCACGCCCATGCCGAAGAACGCCGCAAGCTGGAATTCGCGCTGCGCCACGCGCTGGAGCGGGACGAGCTTGAGCTGAATTTCCAGCCCGTGGTCGATGCGGTGACCGAGGAGATCCTGAGCTTCGAGGCGCTGATGCGCTGGAACAGTGTGGAATTTGGCCGCGTGTCGCCTGCCAAGTTCATCCCCATTGCCGAGGATACGCGCCTGATCGTGCCCATCGGCGAATGGGCCCTGCGCCGCGCCTGTGACGAGGCGGCGCATTGGCCCGGCCATGTGAAGGTGGCGGTGAACGTTTCGGCCGAACAGATGCTGGACGCCAATTTCGCCAGCACGGTTGTTTCGGCCCTCGCCGCCAGTGGTCTGTCGCCCGAACGGCTGGAACTGGAAGTGACCGAATCGATCTTCCTGCGCGATGGCGGGGCGGCGCAGTCGACGCTGAACCAGATCCAGTCGCTGGGCTGCAAGGTGGCGCTCGACGATTTCGGCACCGGCTATTCGTCGCTGGGCTATCTGCGCAACAACCGCTTCAGCACGATCAAGATCGACCGCAGCTTTGTGCAGGGCGCGGCCAAGGATAGTCCCGAATCGCTGGCCATCATCCGCGCCGTGGTCGCCATGTGCGATGCACTGGGCATGGAAACGACGGCGGAAGGCGTCGAGAGCGAGCGCGAGCTGGAGCGTATCCGCCAGCTTGGCTGTTCGAAGATTCAGGGCTTTCTGTTCGGCCGCCCCATGGGCGCATTGGAAGCCAATGCGCTGCTGGATCAACGCGCCGAACGCCGCATCGCCTGA
- a CDS encoding cytidine deaminase translates to MDDNIRDRLIALAREAAAKAHAPYSRFHVGCAVMAEDGSVVTGANMENACYRLGLCAEQSALTAAQHAFGLARITHVAVAGGPKAGGTIAGEDIITPCGGCRQAIAEAASLSRRDIVVISASATGDEVLEMTISQLLPAGFGADVLPD, encoded by the coding sequence ATGGACGACAATATCCGCGACCGGCTGATCGCATTGGCGCGCGAGGCAGCGGCCAAGGCGCACGCCCCCTATTCGCGCTTTCACGTCGGCTGCGCGGTCATGGCCGAGGATGGCTCGGTCGTGACCGGCGCGAATATGGAAAACGCCTGTTACCGGCTGGGCCTGTGCGCCGAACAATCGGCGCTGACCGCCGCGCAGCACGCATTCGGCCTTGCACGGATTACCCATGTCGCGGTGGCCGGCGGACCGAAGGCGGGCGGCACAATCGCGGGGGAGGACATTATCACCCCCTGCGGCGGCTGCCGTCAGGCCATTGCCGAGGCGGCCTCTCTGTCAAGGCGCGACATCGTGGTCATCTCGGCCAGCGCCACAGGCGACGAGGTGCTGGAAATGACGATCTCGCAACTCCTCCCCGCCGGATTCGGCGCGGATGTGCTGCCGGATTAG
- a CDS encoding sulfite exporter TauE/SafE family protein: MLADTALSLLPYFALLAAGLGAGFAGGLFGIGGGFVVVPALTLILPMLGTSSDQVMHVAIGTSLATIIFTSLRSVQSHGKRGAVDVPFIKGWAPWIVAGTVLGTLIADFASSATLALIFGGGVLAFAAYFLLPVRPERQQLARAMPTGATRAGLAGFLGLISALLGIGGGTITTLTMTSCGAPIHRAIGTASGIGAIIAIPAAIGYAITGFGEAGLPPLSIGHVSLPAAIAIIATAMTSAPLGVAAAHRLSPALLRRVFGIYLAVVGVTMIMKA; the protein is encoded by the coding sequence ATCTTGGCCGATACCGCGCTCTCCCTCCTCCCCTATTTCGCGCTGCTTGCGGCGGGGCTTGGTGCCGGTTTCGCGGGGGGGCTGTTCGGCATCGGTGGCGGGTTCGTCGTGGTGCCCGCGCTGACGCTGATTCTGCCGATGCTCGGTACGTCGTCCGATCAGGTGATGCATGTGGCCATCGGCACATCGCTGGCGACGATCATCTTCACATCGCTGCGATCGGTGCAATCGCATGGCAAACGCGGGGCAGTCGACGTGCCCTTTATCAAGGGCTGGGCGCCGTGGATCGTGGCGGGAACGGTGCTGGGCACGTTGATCGCCGATTTCGCATCCAGCGCAACGCTGGCGCTGATCTTCGGCGGGGGCGTTCTGGCCTTTGCCGCCTATTTCCTGTTGCCCGTCCGGCCCGAACGCCAGCAACTGGCGCGCGCCATGCCCACTGGCGCGACCCGCGCGGGGCTGGCGGGATTCCTTGGCCTGATCTCCGCGCTGCTGGGTATCGGCGGGGGCACGATCACGACACTGACGATGACAAGCTGCGGCGCGCCCATCCACCGCGCCATCGGCACGGCATCGGGCATTGGCGCGATCATCGCTATCCCCGCAGCCATCGGCTATGCCATCACCGGTTTCGGAGAGGCCGGACTGCCGCCGCTGTCGATCGGCCATGTCAGCCTGCCCGCCGCCATCGCCATCATCGCCACCGCCATGACCAGCGCGCCGCTGGGCGTTGCCGCCGCGCACAGGCTCAGCCCCGCCTTGTTGCGGCGGGTATTCGGGATCTATCTGGCGGTCGTGGGCGTCACCATGATCATGAAAGCATGA
- a CDS encoding S1/P1 nuclease has protein sequence MIDRRTFRRSLCAIAAMAGALCASQPALAWGANGHRIVGDIAQRYLSPQAHAAMLEILGTETLAEAGPWPDFMRSDPSEYWQKTASPWHYVTVPDGEHYHEAPPQGDSVTALAGFAETLRDPDASLADKQAALRFIVHIVGDLQQPLHAGNGTDRGGNDVQVTWFGKAMNLHALWDYALLDSQELSYSEYAEWLNGNLTPQEMRDWASPDPQVWIADSAAVRPSLYPADPKLGYEYNYKFKGVMEERLQKGGLRLAAYLNKVFAPE, from the coding sequence ATGATCGACCGCCGCACATTCCGCCGCAGCCTGTGCGCCATCGCCGCCATGGCGGGCGCGCTATGCGCCAGCCAGCCCGCGCTGGCATGGGGCGCGAACGGGCACCGTATCGTGGGCGATATCGCGCAGCGCTATCTTTCGCCGCAGGCCCATGCGGCCATGCTGGAAATTCTGGGAACGGAAACCTTGGCGGAAGCAGGGCCCTGGCCCGATTTCATGCGTTCGGACCCCAGCGAATACTGGCAGAAGACGGCCAGCCCGTGGCATTATGTCACCGTTCCCGACGGCGAACATTACCACGAAGCGCCGCCGCAGGGCGATTCGGTCACCGCGCTGGCGGGCTTTGCCGAAACCCTGCGCGATCCCGATGCCAGCCTTGCCGACAAGCAGGCCGCGCTGCGCTTTATCGTGCATATCGTGGGCGATCTGCAGCAGCCGCTTCACGCGGGCAATGGCACCGATCGCGGCGGCAATGACGTGCAGGTGACATGGTTCGGCAAAGCGATGAACCTGCATGCCTTGTGGGATTATGCCCTGCTCGACAGTCAGGAATTGTCATACAGCGAATATGCCGAATGGCTGAACGGCAATCTGACGCCGCAGGAAATGCGCGACTGGGCCAGCCCCGATCCGCAGGTGTGGATCGCCGACAGCGCGGCGGTGCGGCCCAGCCTTTACCCCGCCGATCCCAAGCTGGGATATGAATATAATTACAAGTTCAAGGGCGTGATGGAAGAGCGGCTGCAAAAAGGCGGCTTGCGTCTTGCCGCCTATCTGAACAAGGTGTTTGCGCCGGAATAA
- a CDS encoding mechanosensitive ion channel family protein, which yields MDYVATIEKELMSMAQGLVASLPSLAIGLVLILVTWLAAKIAVRITNGLSQRANLRESLRNLIATVTRVGVWIVGLMIAATVVLPGLEPGGVIAGLGLGTVAIGFAFQDIFENFLAGVLIMLRENMNIGDVIEVEGVLGKVEHISLRETHIRQLSNELTIMPNAALFKNPVQILTDAHIRRDELTVGVSYDTDLDHAMEVIRGAMDGIEAIDTDKPVSVFAWSYGASSVDFLVQWWSDARPRDRRETKSDVVRSIKKALDAAGIEIPFPYVTHTFKEAVPIAKPAE from the coding sequence ATGGATTATGTAGCGACGATCGAAAAAGAACTGATGTCGATGGCCCAGGGGCTGGTGGCATCGCTGCCCAGCCTTGCTATCGGGCTGGTGCTGATACTGGTGACATGGCTGGCCGCCAAGATCGCCGTGCGCATCACCAACGGGCTGTCGCAGCGCGCGAACCTGCGCGAAAGCCTGCGCAATCTGATCGCCACCGTGACCCGCGTCGGCGTGTGGATCGTGGGGCTGATGATCGCCGCCACAGTCGTATTGCCCGGCCTCGAACCCGGAGGCGTGATCGCGGGCCTTGGTCTTGGCACCGTGGCCATCGGCTTTGCGTTTCAGGATATTTTCGAAAACTTCCTTGCCGGCGTCCTGATCATGCTGCGCGAGAATATGAATATCGGCGACGTGATCGAGGTTGAGGGCGTGCTGGGCAAGGTCGAGCATATCAGCCTGCGCGAAACCCATATCCGCCAGCTTTCGAACGAGTTGACGATCATGCCCAATGCTGCGCTGTTCAAGAACCCCGTTCAGATCCTGACCGACGCGCATATCCGCCGGGACGAGCTGACGGTCGGCGTTTCCTATGACACCGATCTCGACCATGCGATGGAAGTGATCCGCGGTGCGATGGACGGGATCGAGGCGATCGACACCGACAAGCCGGTCAGCGTTTTTGCATGGTCCTATGGCGCAAGCTCGGTCGATTTTCTGGTCCAGTGGTGGTCCGACGCGCGCCCGCGCGACCGGCGCGAGACGAAAAGCGATGTCGTCCGCTCGATCAAGAAGGCACTGGATGCTGCGGGCATCGAAATCCCCTTCCCCTATGTCACCCACACGTTCAAGGAAGCGGTCCCGATTGCCAAACCCGCAGAGTAG
- a CDS encoding efflux transporter outer membrane subunit: MSMRHTAPLAAIAMVLVLPGCINMAPDHVTPELSTAPAFDPEYGPDGTVVATSLSYRDWFADPRLDALIGAALRNNRDLVAATARIEQARAQYRIQDSRRLPSVVASADATRTRTPLTGAIAGASGDTSAITVDNFQVGVGVSAFELDFWGRVRNLSDASRAQYLSSVAAQRAFYLSLIADVATTYYELLETQDQVELAIATVSSRSDSLIIAKRRLDIGVTSALPMRQAETLLTAAQQQLASQRLAEAQLRNQLAVLVGGRIPDDLPEGLALEEQGNGMRLDPGLPSEMLLARPDVVAAEENLRAARANIGAARAAFFPTISLTGNAGFASETLGGLFDEGIFAWSAGPSISLPIFDWGAREGDLDYAKALEVEEVANYDMAVQTAFREVSDALAGRRWLTEQVAVLERTVAAQEEIDRISTLRYREGVTDYLEVLDAERSLFSAQQDLITTRRALLQNGATLYVALGGGFEVNGSEIEGAGGTPVDD; the protein is encoded by the coding sequence ATGAGCATGCGTCACACCGCTCCGCTGGCGGCGATCGCCATGGTGCTGGTCTTGCCGGGCTGCATCAATATGGCGCCCGATCATGTCACGCCCGAATTGTCGACCGCGCCCGCGTTCGATCCCGAATACGGGCCCGACGGCACGGTGGTCGCGACCAGCCTGTCCTATCGCGACTGGTTCGCCGACCCGCGCCTCGATGCGCTGATCGGTGCGGCGCTGCGCAACAACCGCGATCTTGTCGCCGCCACCGCGCGGATCGAACAGGCGCGCGCGCAATATCGCATCCAGGACAGCCGCCGCCTGCCCAGCGTGGTCGCCAGCGCCGATGCCACGCGCACCCGCACGCCTTTGACCGGCGCCATCGCCGGTGCCAGCGGCGATACGAGTGCGATCACGGTCGATAATTTTCAGGTCGGCGTCGGCGTCAGCGCGTTCGAACTGGACTTCTGGGGGCGGGTCAGGAACCTCAGCGATGCGTCGCGCGCGCAATATTTGTCGAGCGTCGCGGCGCAGCGGGCCTTTTATCTCTCGCTGATCGCCGATGTCGCCACCACCTATTACGAACTGCTGGAAACGCAGGATCAGGTGGAACTGGCCATCGCCACCGTCAGCAGCCGCAGCGATTCGCTGATTATTGCCAAACGCCGCCTCGACATCGGGGTGACTTCGGCGCTGCCGATGCGGCAGGCCGAAACGCTGTTGACCGCGGCCCAGCAGCAATTGGCCAGCCAGCGACTGGCCGAGGCGCAATTGCGCAACCAGCTGGCCGTACTGGTCGGCGGGCGCATCCCCGACGATCTGCCCGAAGGTCTGGCGCTGGAAGAGCAGGGCAATGGCATGCGGCTCGATCCCGGTCTGCCGTCCGAGATGTTGCTGGCGCGGCCCGATGTCGTCGCGGCAGAGGAAAACCTGCGCGCAGCGCGTGCCAATATCGGCGCCGCGCGGGCGGCGTTCTTTCCGACGATCTCGCTGACGGGCAATGCCGGTTTCGCGTCGGAAACGCTGGGCGGCCTGTTCGACGAGGGGATCTTCGCATGGAGCGCGGGTCCGTCGATCAGCCTGCCGATCTTTGACTGGGGCGCGCGGGAAGGCGATCTGGATTACGCCAAGGCACTGGAGGTCGAGGAAGTCGCCAATTACGACATGGCGGTGCAGACGGCATTCCGCGAAGTGTCCGATGCGCTGGCCGGTCGCCGCTGGCTGACCGAACAGGTCGCGGTGTTGGAACGCACCGTCGCCGCGCAGGAAGAGATCGACCGCATTTCGACCCTGCGTTACCGCGAAGGGGTGACCGATTATCTGGAAGTGCTGGACGCCGAACGGTCCCTGTTCAGCGCGCAGCAGGATCTGATCACCACCCGCCGAGCCCTGTTGCAGAACGGGGCCACGCTTTACGTCGCGCTGGGCGGCGGGTTCGAGGTGAACGGAAGCGAGATCGAAGGCGCGGGGGGCACGCCGGTCGACGATTGA
- a CDS encoding queuosine precursor transporter: MIETATREIDLSPRYPKPLFLYALFYGGMTCIAGVLGAKQVALGPLAVEAGIFPFLLLVSISSSVAQLYGQKTATQMVRFGFVPLVMAIFLTFIVLALPTDEGMWEPAKDAFPIVLGQSWRLMAAGIIAYGISMSLNVLIFSRLAVLVKVPMLARGAVASIISQVIDTLIFITVAFYGVRPIADLIMGQALAKVVLSLVLVPPVIALLVRLAKRMEPGGTEQHA, from the coding sequence ATGATAGAGACCGCGACCCGCGAAATCGACCTTTCGCCCCGATATCCCAAACCCCTGTTCCTTTACGCGCTGTTCTATGGCGGGATGACCTGCATCGCGGGCGTGCTGGGTGCGAAACAGGTGGCACTGGGCCCGCTGGCGGTAGAGGCGGGGATTTTTCCGTTCCTGCTGCTCGTTTCGATCTCAAGCAGCGTAGCGCAGCTTTACGGGCAAAAGACCGCGACGCAGATGGTGCGTTTCGGGTTCGTGCCGCTGGTCATGGCGATTTTCCTGACCTTTATCGTGCTGGCCCTGCCCACGGACGAGGGGATGTGGGAACCTGCAAAAGACGCGTTCCCCATCGTGCTGGGGCAAAGCTGGCGGTTGATGGCGGCGGGGATCATCGCCTATGGCATTTCCATGTCGCTGAACGTGCTGATCTTTTCGCGGCTGGCCGTGCTGGTGAAAGTGCCCATGCTGGCGCGCGGGGCGGTCGCGTCGATCATCAGCCAGGTGATCGATACGCTGATCTTCATCACGGTCGCATTTTATGGCGTGCGCCCGATCGCCGATCTGATCATGGGGCAGGCGCTGGCCAAGGTGGTGCTGTCGCTGGTGCTGGTGCCGCCGGTGATCGCGCTGCTCGTGCGCCTTGCCAAAAGGATGGAGCCGGGCGGAACGGAGCAGCACGCTTAG
- a CDS encoding NupC/NupG family nucleoside CNT transporter: MQTPFVSLLGIALILLIAFGLSNNRRGISIRIVGAAFALQTVMALLVLRTPWGAAVIAAMARGVSNLLGYAAEGTNFIFGPLASPEIGGNSFAIAALTVIIFFASLVSVLYYLGVMQLIIRWVGGAIGWVTGISRVESLAAAANIFVGQSESPLVVRPYLAGLAPSRLFTLMAVGMAGVAGTILAAYASLLGEQYLPYLLAAAFMSAPGGILMAKIIMPDPKEPSASAEGEVDLPESRRSGEGPAALLPEGGRDSAETADDIPDAHDDEEKPANVIMAAAQGAQTGVKLAVAVGAMVLSFVALVALANGLLSGAGELVGVEGLTFQSVLGWIFSPVMFLLGIPWNEAQVAGGLFGTKIVLNEFVAFIELGGYGPDVLSPRSRAIVTFSLCGFANVASIAIQIAVIGGLAPNQRPVVARLGPKALAAGSLSNLMSAALAGLMLPM, from the coding sequence ATGCAAACCCCTTTCGTGAGCCTTTTGGGCATCGCCCTTATCCTGCTGATCGCCTTTGGCCTGTCGAACAACCGGCGCGGAATCAGCATTCGCATCGTCGGCGCGGCATTTGCATTGCAGACGGTGATGGCGCTGCTGGTGCTGCGCACGCCATGGGGCGCGGCGGTGATCGCGGCGATGGCGCGCGGTGTATCGAACCTGCTGGGCTATGCGGCAGAGGGGACGAATTTCATCTTCGGTCCGCTGGCCAGCCCCGAGATCGGCGGCAATAGCTTTGCCATTGCCGCGCTGACGGTGATCATCTTTTTCGCCAGCCTTGTTTCGGTCCTGTATTATCTGGGCGTGATGCAGCTGATCATCCGCTGGGTCGGCGGCGCGATCGGCTGGGTCACGGGGATCAGCCGCGTCGAATCGCTGGCGGCGGCGGCCAATATCTTCGTCGGACAGTCGGAAAGCCCGCTGGTGGTGCGTCCCTATCTGGCGGGGCTGGCGCCGTCGCGGCTGTTCACGTTGATGGCTGTAGGCATGGCGGGCGTGGCGGGGACGATCCTTGCCGCCTATGCCAGCCTGCTGGGGGAACAATATCTGCCCTATCTGCTGGCCGCCGCGTTTATGAGCGCGCCGGGCGGTATTCTGATGGCCAAGATCATCATGCCCGATCCCAAGGAGCCTTCGGCCTCCGCAGAGGGCGAGGTGGATTTGCCCGAAAGCCGCCGCAGCGGCGAGGGGCCGGCAGCGCTGCTGCCCGAAGGCGGGCGCGATTCGGCGGAAACCGCCGACGACATTCCCGACGCCCATGATGACGAGGAAAAGCCCGCCAATGTGATCATGGCTGCCGCGCAAGGGGCGCAAACGGGCGTGAAGCTGGCCGTGGCGGTGGGCGCGATGGTGCTGTCCTTTGTGGCGCTGGTGGCATTGGCCAACGGGCTTCTGTCAGGCGCGGGCGAGCTGGTGGGCGTCGAAGGGCTGACCTTCCAGTCGGTGCTGGGCTGGATATTCTCGCCGGTCATGTTCCTGCTGGGCATCCCCTGGAACGAGGCGCAGGTGGCGGGCGGATTGTTCGGCACCAAGATCGTGCTGAACGAATTCGTCGCCTTTATCGAACTGGGCGGATACGGGCCCGACGTGCTCAGCCCGCGCAGCCGCGCTATCGTCACCTTTTCGCTTTGCGGTTTCGCCAATGTGGCATCGATTGCCATTCAGATCGCGGTGATCGGCGGTCTTGCGCCCAACCAGCGGCCCGTGGTCGCGCGGCTGGGGCCCAAGGCGCTGGCAGCCGGTTCGCTGTCGAACCTGATGAGCGCGGCACTGGCGGGACTCATGTTGCCGATGTAA
- a CDS encoding isopenicillin N synthase family oxygenase: MTDTIAHVSLTQPVDTLAQELGRSFSEFGFAVISDHGIDQDLIARAERLSREFFALSEDTKRAYFIQNGGGARGYTPYRTEKAVGYDTTDLKEFWHVGRTLPDGDPLAEFMPANVWPDELPEFREVYEALYAEFDKAGLKILSAIAIHLGLAPDWFDATVDQGNSVLRLLHYPPVENAEGAVRAAPHGDINTITLLLGAEEAGLELLSQQGEWIPVSPPPGALAVNIGDMLSRLTNDKLRSTIHRVVNPKGAASRRSRFSMPFFLHFRPDFVIETLPQCVDAEHPDQYEPLSSHDFLMQRLREINLTK, from the coding sequence ATGACCGACACTATCGCCCATGTTTCGCTGACCCAGCCGGTGGACACGCTGGCCCAAGAGCTGGGCCGCAGCTTTTCCGAATTCGGCTTTGCCGTCATATCGGACCACGGCATCGATCAGGATCTGATCGCCCGGGCCGAACGGTTGAGCCGCGAATTCTTTGCCCTGTCCGAAGATACCAAGCGCGCCTATTTCATCCAAAACGGCGGCGGCGCGCGAGGCTATACGCCCTATCGCACCGAAAAGGCGGTGGGTTACGATACGACCGATCTGAAGGAGTTCTGGCATGTCGGGCGCACGTTGCCCGATGGCGACCCGCTGGCCGAATTCATGCCCGCCAATGTCTGGCCGGACGAGCTTCCCGAATTCCGCGAGGTGTATGAGGCGCTTTATGCCGAGTTTGACAAGGCGGGGCTGAAAATCCTGTCGGCCATCGCGATTCATCTGGGTCTGGCACCCGACTGGTTCGATGCCACGGTCGATCAAGGCAATTCGGTGCTGCGCCTGTTGCATTATCCGCCCGTGGAGAATGCCGAAGGCGCGGTGCGTGCGGCTCCGCATGGCGATATCAATACGATCACTCTGCTGTTGGGCGCGGAAGAGGCGGGGCTGGAACTGCTGTCGCAGCAGGGCGAATGGATTCCCGTATCGCCCCCGCCGGGCGCGCTGGCAGTGAATATCGGCGATATGCTGTCGCGCCTGACGAACGACAAGCTTCGCTCGACCATCCACCGCGTCGTCAATCCCAAGGGTGCGGCATCGCGGCGCAGCCGGTTTTCGATGCCGTTCTTCCTGCATTTCCGGCCCGATTTCGTCATCGAGACCCTGCCGCAATGCGTCGATGCGGAACATCCGGACCAGTATGAGCCGCTGTCGAGCCACGATTTCCTGATGCAGCGGCTGCGCGAGATCAATCTGACCAAATAG